A genomic region of Pyrus communis chromosome 14, drPyrComm1.1, whole genome shotgun sequence contains the following coding sequences:
- the LOC137714758 gene encoding small ribosomal subunit protein uS5w-like yields MAERPAERGRGGFGRGFGDRGGRGDRGGRGRGRRPGRREEEEKWVPVTKLGRLVKEGKIRSLEQIYLHSLPIKEHQIIDTLVTPGSLKDEVMKIMPVQKQTRAGQRTRFKAFVVVGDTNGHVGLGVKCSKEVATAIRGAIILAKLSVIPVRRGYWGNKIGKPHTVPCKVTGKCGSVTVRMVPAPRGSGIVAARVPKKVLQFAGIDDVFTSSRGSTKTLGNFVKATFDCLLKTYGFLTPEFWKETRFTSSPFQEFTDFLGKPTKPLLIEDVEKVEA; encoded by the exons ATGGCAGAGAGACCAGCTGAGAGAGGCCGCGGCGGATTCGGTCGTGGATTCGGTGACCGCGGTGGACGCGGTGACCGTGGTGGACGCGGGCGCGGACGCCGACCCGGCCGAcgcgaagaggaagagaagtggGTCCCAGTGACGAAGCTAGGCCGCCTTGTGAAGGAGGGCAAGATCCGCAGCCTGGAGCAGATCTATCTCCACTCCCTCCCCATCAAGGAGCACCAGATCATCGACACTCTCGTCACCCCCGGCAGTCTGAAGGATGAGGTCATGAAGATTATGCCGGTGCAGAAGCAGACCCGGGCCGGTCAGCGAACACGGTTCAAGGCCTTCGTGGTGGTCGGGGACACGAACGGGCACGTCGGGCTCGGCGTGAAGTGCAGCAAGGAGGTGGCGACTGCGATTCGCGGCGCAATTATATTGGCTAAGCTGTCTGTGATTCCGGTGAGGAGAGGTTACTGGGGTAACAAGATTGGTAAGCCCCATACAGTGCCGTGTAAGGTGACCGGGAAGTGTGGGTCGGTCACGGTGAGGATGGTGCCCGCTCCCCGTGGTTCCGGGATTGTGGCTGCCCGTGTGCCCAAGAAGGTGTTGCAGTTTGCTGGTATTGATGATGTCTTCACTTCATCCCGTGGCTCCACCAAGACCCTCGGCAATTTCGTCAAG GCCACTTTCGATTGCCTCCTGAAGACTTATGGTTTCTTGACACCTGAGTTCTGGAAAGAGACACGCTTCACCAGTTCTCCGTTCCAGGAGTTCACCGACTTTCTGGGAAAGCCAACTAAACCCCTTCTTATCGAAGATGTTGAGAAAGTAGAAGCCTAG